A part of Saliniradius amylolyticus genomic DNA contains:
- a CDS encoding AraC family transcriptional regulator: MTVTPSFSKAIVAVLAPSGITVPDALCQEIQQYPAEQRLPMSVQDRLWQAIEPHCKATTGFDIGSRLQPDHYDMLGFLVLSCTRLSQAADMLVSYSRLVGEGGRFYKERTEQGWRLGYQAQFSTARQLRLQAILASVLNGVRHVTETELAPLEVGMEWPEPDEYRPYRKLFKTARLKFSQPSNYLVFSDTEWWQQRRHNSPELQQHMVKLAELQLRRLQPETIADKVRTILQQQPWLGRSQVAEALAMSERHLNRKLKPYGFSFKSLTEEVKKQRLQELLVNDQRISQSHLADYFGYADESAFAKAFKRWMGMNLSQYRQREEQ; encoded by the coding sequence ATGACAGTTACTCCAAGCTTCAGTAAGGCCATTGTAGCGGTATTGGCTCCTTCGGGCATCACAGTGCCAGACGCATTGTGTCAGGAGATCCAACAATATCCTGCAGAGCAGCGACTCCCCATGTCAGTTCAGGATCGCCTCTGGCAAGCCATCGAGCCCCATTGCAAAGCCACTACAGGTTTTGACATCGGCAGCCGCCTGCAGCCGGATCACTATGACATGCTGGGGTTTCTGGTGCTGAGCTGCACCCGCTTATCGCAAGCCGCCGATATGCTAGTCAGTTATTCCCGCTTAGTAGGCGAAGGCGGTCGATTTTATAAAGAGCGCACCGAGCAAGGCTGGCGACTCGGCTATCAGGCCCAGTTTAGCACCGCCCGACAACTGCGTTTGCAGGCCATACTGGCATCGGTGCTTAATGGGGTCCGCCATGTTACCGAAACCGAACTGGCGCCTTTAGAGGTGGGCATGGAGTGGCCGGAGCCGGATGAGTACCGCCCTTATCGCAAGCTCTTTAAAACAGCCCGGCTAAAGTTCAGTCAGCCAAGTAACTACCTGGTGTTCAGCGATACTGAATGGTGGCAACAACGTCGCCACAATAGTCCCGAATTGCAACAACATATGGTGAAGCTGGCCGAGCTACAGCTAAGGCGGCTGCAGCCAGAAACGATCGCCGATAAGGTACGTACCATCCTCCAACAACAGCCCTGGCTGGGACGCAGTCAGGTAGCCGAAGCGTTGGCCATGAGCGAACGACACCTTAACCGTAAACTCAAGCCCTATGGGTTTAGCTTCAAGAGCCTCACCGAAGAGGTCAAGAAACAGCGATTACAGGAGTTACTGGTGAACGACCAGAGAATCAGCCAGAGTCATCTGGCTGATTATTTCGGCTACGCCGATGAGAGCGCTTTTGCTAAAGCCTTCAAGCGTTGGATGGGGATGAACCTTAGTCAGTATCGGCAGCGGGAGGAGCAATGA
- a CDS encoding acyl-CoA dehydrogenase, producing MTTLIILLIALGIVLGVADIRRNLISKPVFQIFKKILPPMSSTEREAMEAGSVWWEGDLFKGNPDWQKLHNYPKAELSQEEQDFMDNQVETLLSMLDDYKIVHEHKDLPKEVWEYLRKEGFFAMIIPKAYGGREFSAIANSTIVSRISTRSLSAAVTVMVPNSLGPGELLNHYGTQEQKDYWLPRLADGTDIPCFALTGPDAGSDAGAIPDTGVVCKGMHEGEEVLGLRLNFEKRYITLAPVATVLGLAFKMYDPDGLLGDKQDLGITCALIPTDHEGVETGERHYPVNMAFMNGTTRGKDVFIPLDWIIGGPDYAGRGWRMLVECLSAGRGISLPALATANAHLCSRTTGAYAAVRKQFGLSIGKFEGIEEAMGRIGGSTYTLEAMRKMTAGAIDSGESPSVVTAIAKYHMTEMSREIINDAMDIHAGKGVQMGPKNYLGHQYFGTPVAITVEGANILTRNLMIFGQGATRCHPYVFSEMEAAANPDFEQGLKDFDGLLIKHVSYAAGNFFNALFHGLTGGHFKASAMSGETADYYKQLSRMSKGLALCSDFSMLMLGGDLKRKEMISARLGDVLSQLYIASAVLRRYEEDGRQAADLPFVHYSVQRCLYKIGVAFDGFFQNFPNRFVAVVMKRTVFPWGIGYEMPADAITQKVSRQLMEPGVMRDRLTHLCHIGEEADDPVAIVENAFIAMHENAPIEKKILKAQKDKQIARKLPFEDMVNAALEKSVITESEAEQLRRAEQLRQVAVAVDNYAPGEIEKLGLQATKKRSKAA from the coding sequence CCGGACTGGCAAAAGCTGCATAATTACCCCAAGGCGGAACTCAGCCAGGAAGAGCAGGACTTTATGGATAACCAGGTGGAAACCCTGTTGTCGATGCTGGACGACTATAAGATCGTTCACGAGCACAAGGATCTGCCCAAAGAGGTGTGGGAGTACCTGCGCAAAGAGGGCTTCTTTGCCATGATTATTCCCAAGGCATACGGTGGTCGCGAATTTTCTGCCATTGCTAACTCTACCATCGTATCGCGCATTTCTACCCGCTCACTGAGTGCTGCGGTAACGGTAATGGTGCCAAACTCTCTGGGCCCGGGTGAATTGTTGAATCACTATGGAACTCAGGAACAAAAAGACTACTGGTTACCGCGTTTGGCGGACGGTACCGACATTCCCTGTTTTGCCCTAACGGGACCAGACGCGGGCTCTGATGCCGGAGCGATACCCGATACGGGCGTGGTTTGTAAAGGTATGCATGAGGGGGAAGAAGTACTGGGGCTGCGCCTCAACTTCGAAAAGCGCTACATCACCCTGGCCCCCGTTGCCACTGTGTTGGGACTGGCATTTAAGATGTATGACCCCGATGGTCTGCTCGGTGACAAACAGGATCTGGGTATTACCTGTGCGTTAATTCCGACCGACCATGAGGGCGTTGAGACCGGTGAGCGTCACTACCCGGTGAATATGGCCTTTATGAACGGCACCACTCGCGGTAAAGATGTGTTTATTCCGCTGGATTGGATCATCGGTGGCCCGGACTATGCGGGGCGCGGCTGGCGTATGCTGGTGGAATGTCTGTCGGCGGGGCGGGGTATCTCGTTGCCGGCGCTGGCTACCGCTAATGCTCACCTTTGCAGCCGTACTACTGGGGCCTACGCAGCGGTGCGTAAACAATTTGGCTTATCCATTGGTAAGTTCGAGGGTATCGAAGAAGCCATGGGACGTATCGGTGGTTCTACCTATACGCTGGAAGCGATGCGCAAAATGACGGCAGGAGCGATTGACTCGGGTGAAAGCCCGTCGGTGGTGACTGCTATCGCCAAGTATCACATGACCGAGATGTCTCGTGAGATCATCAACGACGCCATGGATATTCACGCCGGTAAAGGTGTGCAAATGGGACCGAAGAATTACCTGGGGCATCAGTATTTTGGTACACCCGTGGCTATCACCGTGGAAGGGGCCAACATTCTGACTCGTAACCTGATGATCTTCGGTCAGGGGGCAACCCGTTGTCACCCTTACGTATTCAGCGAGATGGAAGCGGCGGCGAACCCGGACTTTGAGCAGGGCTTGAAGGATTTTGATGGATTACTCATCAAGCATGTAAGCTATGCGGCGGGGAACTTCTTTAACGCCTTGTTCCACGGCCTTACCGGTGGCCACTTCAAAGCCTCGGCGATGTCGGGTGAAACGGCGGATTACTACAAACAGTTATCTCGCATGTCCAAAGGCTTGGCGTTATGCTCTGACTTCTCCATGCTGATGCTGGGGGGCGACCTTAAGCGTAAGGAAATGATTTCGGCACGCCTTGGAGACGTACTCAGTCAGTTGTATATCGCCTCTGCAGTGCTGCGCCGTTACGAAGAAGACGGTCGTCAGGCAGCGGACTTACCTTTCGTTCATTACTCGGTGCAACGCTGCCTGTATAAGATTGGTGTGGCCTTCGATGGTTTCTTCCAGAACTTCCCCAATCGTTTTGTGGCGGTGGTAATGAAACGTACCGTATTCCCTTGGGGTATTGGTTATGAGATGCCGGCCGATGCCATCACTCAGAAGGTCAGCCGTCAGTTGATGGAGCCGGGTGTGATGCGCGATCGCTTAACTCACCTTTGTCATATCGGTGAAGAAGCAGACGATCCTGTAGCCATTGTCGAGAATGCGTTTATCGCCATGCACGAAAACGCACCGATTGAGAAGAAGATCCTCAAGGCTCAGAAGGACAAGCAGATTGCCCGCAAGCTGCCTTTCGAGGACATGGTTAATGCGGCGCTTGAGAAGTCTGTCATCACTGAGTCTGAAGCCGAGCAGCTGCGCCGGGCGGAGCAACTGCGTCAGGTGGCGGTGGCAGTGGATAACTACGCACCGGGTGAGATTGAAAAGCTGGGGCTGCAAGCTACCAAGAAGCGCAGTAAGGCTGCTTAA
- a CDS encoding 2-dehydropantoate 2-reductase, translating to MTQRHLVAGAGLIGGYIGGALQAAGAHVRFLGRPEKVGLWHDGLTLSDYQGHKARLEPQCVTLDEMEPVDIIWVTVKCHAVDSMARQLASALKSTTCIYCCQNGLGAEQSVRSLYPDIKVLRAMVPFNVVGQSQAHLHRGSQGELTLEMDGSGISQSVFKRFQSPLLPISLTEDIDVTLAAKLQLNLSNAVNALVDLPVKAMLQQRGYRCVIADLMEEWLRVVKASGRPLPKLTTLPATWLPALLRTPDWLFSRLAQSMLAMDDSVRTSMWWDIHNGKQTEVDYLNGAVVEQGRRLGIATPLNQAIVKLIHQLEKGEIRAGWQASQLSKVLRMPEG from the coding sequence ATGACGCAACGCCATTTAGTCGCAGGCGCTGGATTGATTGGTGGGTATATTGGTGGCGCGCTACAAGCTGCGGGAGCTCATGTCCGGTTTTTGGGGCGTCCTGAGAAAGTCGGTTTATGGCATGATGGCCTGACATTGAGCGATTATCAGGGCCATAAAGCCAGGTTAGAGCCTCAGTGTGTCACTTTGGATGAGATGGAGCCGGTGGATATCATCTGGGTGACGGTAAAGTGTCACGCCGTCGACAGCATGGCCCGGCAATTGGCCTCGGCGTTAAAGTCCACCACCTGTATCTATTGTTGTCAAAATGGTTTGGGAGCGGAACAATCGGTCCGTTCTTTGTATCCCGATATTAAAGTGCTCAGAGCTATGGTGCCTTTTAACGTGGTCGGTCAGAGCCAGGCTCACCTGCATCGGGGGTCGCAAGGCGAACTGACTCTGGAAATGGATGGCAGTGGTATCAGTCAGTCTGTGTTTAAGCGTTTCCAGTCTCCTTTGTTGCCCATTAGCCTGACAGAAGACATAGACGTTACGTTGGCTGCAAAGCTGCAGCTCAATTTAAGTAATGCGGTCAATGCGTTGGTGGACCTTCCGGTAAAAGCCATGTTGCAGCAAAGGGGCTATCGTTGTGTGATTGCCGATCTGATGGAGGAATGGCTGCGGGTAGTAAAAGCCAGCGGCAGGCCATTACCCAAACTTACGACACTACCTGCAACCTGGTTGCCTGCCTTGCTGCGAACACCGGACTGGCTGTTTAGCCGTTTAGCACAGTCAATGTTAGCCATGGATGACTCGGTGCGCACGTCTATGTGGTGGGACATTCATAACGGCAAGCAAACCGAGGTGGATTATTTAAACGGCGCAGTCGTGGAGCAGGGACGACGCTTGGGCATAGCCACACCCTTAAATCAGGCCATCGTGAAGCTGATTCATCAGTTGGAAAAAGGGGAAATCCGCGCTGGCTGGCAGGCCAGCCAGCTGTCGAAGGTGTTGAGAATGCCTGAGGGCTGA
- the gloA gene encoding lactoylglutathione lyase, with amino-acid sequence MSRHFDQAEGLNEERDPSTHGFVFNQTMLRIKDPKRTLDFYTRVMGMTLVKRLDFPDMQFSLYFLAMLDPSEAEGISRDKAERIEQTFGRPAMLELTHNWGDEDDDSVSYHSGNSEPKGFGHIGFHVPDIDDACERFEKLGVEFQKKPADGKMKGIAFIKDPDGYWIEIFTAGEMAGMLEQHTG; translated from the coding sequence ATGAGTCGACACTTTGACCAGGCCGAAGGCCTAAATGAAGAGCGCGATCCGTCCACTCACGGATTCGTGTTTAATCAAACCATGTTACGTATCAAAGATCCCAAGCGTACACTGGATTTTTATACCCGGGTGATGGGCATGACACTGGTGAAGCGTCTGGACTTTCCCGACATGCAATTTTCGTTGTACTTTCTGGCGATGCTGGACCCGAGTGAAGCCGAAGGAATTTCACGCGACAAGGCCGAGCGCATTGAGCAAACCTTTGGTCGGCCAGCCATGTTGGAGCTCACCCATAACTGGGGAGATGAAGATGATGACTCAGTCAGCTATCACAGCGGTAATTCAGAACCTAAGGGCTTTGGTCACATTGGTTTTCACGTCCCGGATATCGACGATGCCTGCGAACGATTCGAAAAACTTGGCGTTGAATTCCAGAAAAAACCCGCCGATGGCAAGATGAAAGGCATCGCCTTTATTAAGGATCCCGATGGTTACTGGATTGAGATTTTTACCGCCGGCGAAATGGCCGGGATGCTTGAACAGCATACCGGTTAA